One stretch of Streptomyces sp. A2-16 DNA includes these proteins:
- a CDS encoding AraC family transcriptional regulator, with protein sequence MDALAGLLEGPRARGAFMIRACFDPPWAVRVEDRAPLTVMLMVRGEAVILPDTGERIRLRPGDLAIARGPDPYTCADDPGTAPQALILPNAECRYPDGRALNGSMDLGVRSWGDRLDGETVVLIGTYLMEGEISNRLLDALPPLLSLTTDVWECPLTPLLMEEIVRDEPGQEVVLDRMLDLLVIAALRAWFSRPEAEAPAWYAALADPVVGRVLRLVQDDPAHPWTVASLAAKAGVSRAALARRFSELVGEPVMAYLTGWRMALAADLLRGSSSTLDAIARQVGYGSAFALSSAFKRAYGVSPQEFRLRIGPS encoded by the coding sequence ATGGACGCTCTGGCAGGCCTGCTGGAAGGACCGCGGGCGCGTGGCGCCTTCATGATCCGCGCGTGTTTCGACCCGCCGTGGGCGGTGCGGGTGGAGGACCGGGCGCCCCTGACCGTGATGCTGATGGTCCGCGGGGAGGCCGTGATCCTGCCCGACACGGGCGAGCGGATCCGGCTGCGCCCCGGCGACCTCGCCATCGCCCGCGGCCCCGACCCCTACACTTGCGCCGACGACCCCGGTACAGCCCCGCAGGCGCTGATCCTGCCCAACGCGGAGTGCCGCTATCCGGACGGGCGCGCCCTGAACGGCTCCATGGACCTCGGGGTGCGCAGCTGGGGCGACCGGCTCGACGGCGAGACCGTCGTCCTCATCGGGACGTACCTGATGGAGGGGGAGATCAGCAACCGCCTCCTGGACGCGCTTCCACCGCTGCTGTCGCTGACCACCGACGTGTGGGAGTGCCCCCTGACGCCCCTCCTCATGGAGGAGATCGTGCGCGACGAACCGGGCCAGGAGGTGGTGCTGGACCGGATGCTCGATCTCCTGGTCATCGCCGCGCTCCGGGCCTGGTTCTCCCGGCCCGAGGCGGAGGCGCCCGCGTGGTACGCGGCACTGGCGGACCCCGTGGTGGGGCGCGTGCTGCGGCTGGTGCAGGACGATCCCGCGCATCCGTGGACGGTGGCGTCCCTGGCGGCGAAGGCCGGGGTGTCGCGCGCGGCGCTCGCCCGGCGGTTCAGCGAGCTGGTCGGGGAGCCGGTGATGGCCTACCTGACCGGGTGGCGGATGGCGCTGGCGGCGGACCTCCTGCGGGGGAGCTCGTCCACCCTCGACGCGATCGCCCGGCAGGTCGGCTACGGCAGTGCGTTCGCTCTGTCCAGTGCGTTCAAGAGGGCGTACGGGGTCAGCCCGCAGGAGTTCCGGCTGCGGATCGGCCCGTCGTAA
- a CDS encoding helix-turn-helix domain-containing protein, with translation MYTERPSRLAGAVVWTGDGSGRVLPDGCMDLLWHEGRLLVAGPDTRAHVTAGAPGTWVGLRFYPGSAPAFLGVPAHELRDLRVELADLWPVPEVRRLRSRIAGAPDPTTALEEVVAERAAPVDPVLRALVTRLDAGRPVAATADELGLGARQLHRRSLVAFGYGPKTLARILRLRRALALARSGVPYAETAARSGFADQAHLARDVRELAGLPLGRLLAAG, from the coding sequence ATGTACACCGAACGGCCTTCCCGGCTCGCCGGCGCCGTCGTCTGGACCGGGGACGGCTCCGGGCGGGTACTGCCCGACGGGTGCATGGATCTGCTCTGGCACGAGGGGCGGCTGCTTGTCGCCGGCCCCGACACCCGGGCCCATGTCACCGCGGGCGCCCCCGGCACCTGGGTCGGCCTGCGCTTCTACCCCGGCTCCGCGCCCGCCTTCCTGGGCGTGCCCGCGCACGAACTGCGCGACCTGCGGGTCGAGTTGGCCGACCTCTGGCCGGTTCCGGAGGTACGGCGGCTGCGGAGCCGCATCGCCGGGGCCCCGGACCCCACCACGGCGCTCGAGGAGGTCGTGGCGGAGCGCGCGGCGCCTGTCGACCCCGTCCTGCGCGCTCTCGTGACCCGTCTCGACGCGGGCCGCCCCGTCGCCGCCACCGCCGACGAACTCGGCCTGGGAGCACGCCAGTTGCACCGCCGATCCCTTGTGGCGTTCGGGTACGGGCCGAAGACGCTGGCCCGGATCCTGCGGCTGCGGCGCGCCCTCGCGCTGGCGCGGTCCGGGGTGCCGTACGCGGAGACGGCGGCGCGGAGCGGGTTCGCGGACCAGGCCCATCTCGCGCGGGACGTGCGGGAGTTGGCGGGCCTGCCGCTCGGGCGGCTACTCGCCGCCGGTTAG
- a CDS encoding VOC family protein, with amino-acid sequence MTPRFDAIGLVASDMAASVAFYRRLGFPFPEGSETQPHAEAELPGGVRLMLDTEETVRSFHPAWRAPSGGSRTGLALRCAGPAEVDAVYEELVAEGFHGELKPWNADWGQRYASLHDPDGNGVDLYAPLTGGE; translated from the coding sequence ATGACTCCACGATTCGACGCCATCGGTCTGGTGGCCTCCGACATGGCCGCCTCCGTCGCCTTCTACCGGCGGCTGGGATTCCCGTTCCCCGAGGGCTCGGAGACCCAGCCGCACGCGGAGGCCGAACTGCCCGGCGGTGTGCGGCTGATGCTCGACACCGAGGAGACGGTCCGCTCCTTCCACCCCGCATGGCGGGCGCCGTCCGGCGGCAGCCGCACCGGGCTCGCGCTGCGGTGCGCCGGTCCGGCCGAGGTCGACGCGGTGTACGAGGAACTGGTGGCAGAGGGCTTTCACGGTGAGCTCAAGCCGTGGAACGCCGACTGGGGCCAGCGGTACGCGAGCCTGCACGATCCCGACGGCAACGGCGTCGACCTGTACGCCCCGCTAACCGGCGGCGAGTAG
- a CDS encoding VOC family protein, translating to MNAIPARLDHLVLATPDLAATVADFARRTGVHPAPGGVHVGLGTRNHLVSLGGAAYLEIIGPDPEQPEPMGPRPFDVDTLAAARTVTWAIAPPDLDAAVATARARGYDPGEIRPMSRRRPDGTLLEWRLTDGETQHPSGLVPFLIDWGASPHPTASGLPTTALLSLTATAPAPHEIQPLLTALDTELPLAEGPVGLSFTVDGPRGPVTFG from the coding sequence GTGAACGCGATTCCCGCACGGCTGGACCATCTCGTCCTCGCGACCCCCGACCTGGCGGCGACGGTCGCCGACTTCGCCCGGCGTACCGGTGTGCACCCCGCTCCCGGCGGGGTGCATGTCGGTCTCGGCACCCGCAACCACCTCGTGTCGCTGGGCGGGGCCGCCTATCTGGAGATCATCGGCCCGGACCCGGAGCAGCCGGAGCCGATGGGCCCGCGCCCCTTCGACGTCGACACGCTCGCCGCCGCCCGCACGGTGACCTGGGCGATCGCCCCGCCCGACCTGGACGCTGCGGTGGCGACCGCTCGGGCCCGTGGTTACGACCCCGGCGAGATCCGTCCGATGAGCCGCCGCAGGCCCGACGGCACCCTGCTGGAATGGCGTCTGACGGACGGCGAGACCCAGCACCCCTCCGGTCTGGTCCCCTTCCTCATCGACTGGGGCGCCTCCCCGCACCCCACGGCCTCGGGTCTGCCCACCACCGCCCTGCTCTCGCTGACCGCGACCGCGCCGGCCCCGCACGAGATCCAGCCCCTCCTCACCGCCCTCGACACCGAACTCCCCCTGGCCGAGGGCCCCGTGGGCCTCTCCTTCACGGTGGACGGCCCGCGGGGACCGGTGACCTTCGGCTGA
- a CDS encoding ThuA domain-containing protein yields the protein MAPRLLVHTRTTAYRHDSIPAAVDAVRALGRFEVDASEDPAALERPLDRYAAVVFLSTSGEILTPAGRERLAGYVASGGGFVGVHAAACTEYTWPHYGELLGARFDKHPAYQPGRIRVEDRDHPATRHLPAVWRFTDEWYDFETNPRGSVRVLASADESSYDGGGMGADHPLVWCRRQGAGRVFYTALGHAAEAYRDPDFRAHLLGGITWAAGPGHDTD from the coding sequence ATGGCTCCCCGACTGCTCGTCCACACCCGCACCACCGCCTACCGCCACGACTCCATTCCGGCCGCCGTCGACGCCGTCCGCGCCCTGGGACGCTTCGAGGTGGACGCGAGCGAGGACCCGGCGGCCCTGGAGCGGCCCCTGGACCGGTACGCCGCCGTCGTCTTCCTCTCCACCAGCGGTGAGATCCTCACCCCGGCGGGGCGCGAGCGGCTCGCCGGCTACGTGGCGTCCGGCGGCGGGTTCGTCGGGGTGCACGCGGCGGCCTGCACCGAGTACACCTGGCCCCACTACGGCGAGCTGCTGGGGGCCCGGTTCGACAAGCACCCCGCGTACCAGCCCGGCAGGATCCGCGTCGAGGACCGCGACCACCCGGCCACCCGACACCTCCCCGCCGTATGGCGGTTCACCGACGAGTGGTACGACTTCGAGACCAACCCCCGAGGATCCGTACGGGTGTTGGCGAGTGCCGACGAGTCGTCGTACGACGGCGGCGGCATGGGCGCCGACCATCCGCTGGTGTGGTGCCGGCGGCAGGGCGCGGGCCGGGTCTTCTACACGGCCCTCGGGCACGCCGCCGAGGCGTACCGGGACCCCGACTTCCGGGCCCATCTGCTCGGCGGGATCACCTGGGCGGCAGGGCCGGGGCACGACACCGACTGA
- a CDS encoding peptidoglycan-binding domain-containing protein, which translates to MSMRKRAVAMVTAALLGAGTFGLAVAPTADAASYHGIDGNGVVSDDLQDEENLSVDDYANSNATALWQSVLYADGAKWQDEDGDWHNFGKSQIDGSFGPETESATQWWQERYGLQENDGVVTDQSWEFAQQWLHGPVSGGGVRYDGDRRDVDFKRVSGKYRVKLKGNGPWRIAYYDQLG; encoded by the coding sequence ATGAGCATGCGCAAGCGGGCCGTCGCGATGGTGACGGCCGCGTTGCTGGGCGCCGGGACGTTCGGCCTCGCCGTGGCGCCGACGGCCGACGCGGCCTCGTACCACGGCATCGACGGCAACGGCGTGGTCAGCGACGACCTGCAGGACGAGGAGAACCTGAGCGTCGACGACTACGCCAACAGCAACGCCACCGCCCTGTGGCAGTCCGTCCTGTACGCGGACGGCGCCAAGTGGCAGGACGAGGACGGGGACTGGCACAACTTCGGCAAGAGCCAGATCGACGGCTCGTTCGGCCCGGAAACCGAGTCGGCCACGCAGTGGTGGCAGGAGCGCTACGGCCTCCAGGAGAACGACGGCGTGGTCACCGACCAGAGCTGGGAGTTCGCCCAGCAGTGGCTCCACGGCCCCGTCTCGGGCGGCGGTGTCCGCTACGACGGCGACCGGCGGGACGTCGACTTCAAGCGGGTCAGCGGCAAGTACCGGGTGAAGCTCAAGGGCAACGGACCCTGGCGGATCGCGTACTACGACCAGCTCGGCTGA
- a CDS encoding helix-turn-helix transcriptional regulator, with translation MTRWRPLPDSLPREARHLVEQLRHLKDRTELSLAELARRTAYSKSSWQRYLSGAKQPPRGAVQALCRVAGADQARLLALWDLANPVWPYGSVVSAVAQEAAVPVPAGVEYRRWRTAALTAFAVIVLLVAGVLWAWPSGGG, from the coding sequence ATGACGCGCTGGCGGCCGCTGCCGGACTCACTTCCGAGGGAGGCGCGGCATCTCGTCGAACAGCTGCGGCACCTCAAGGACCGTACGGAGCTGAGCCTGGCCGAGCTGGCCCGGCGCACCGCGTACAGCAAGTCGTCCTGGCAGCGGTACCTCAGCGGGGCCAAGCAGCCGCCGCGGGGGGCGGTGCAGGCGCTGTGCCGGGTGGCGGGCGCGGACCAGGCACGGCTGCTGGCGCTGTGGGACCTGGCGAATCCGGTCTGGCCGTACGGCTCGGTGGTGAGCGCGGTGGCCCAGGAGGCGGCGGTGCCGGTTCCGGCCGGTGTCGAGTACCGGCGATGGCGTACGGCGGCGCTGACCGCGTTCGCCGTCATCGTGCTGCTGGTGGCGGGAGTGCTGTGGGCGTGGCCGTCGGGGGGCGGGTGA
- a CDS encoding substrate-binding domain-containing protein, translating into MVRTGSASVAAGPTLAVVAREAGVSVPTASKVVNGREDVAPETRRRVTEALDRLGYVRRPRFDAAKASGLVDLVVHSLETSWSGAVLHGVEAAAHDAGLEVVVSAGLTRNRAGRPDRGWMDKLTARGSSGVLFNLAELTPSQYGWLDQHRIPYVLIDPVLEPPPGVVSVGAANWQGGVTATEHLLALGHERIAVVAGHQRRMCSGARVAGYRSALAAAGIRQRPEYVRHAGFDESAAHRRTLELLDLPEPPTAVFVCSDRMALGVYEALAERGLRVPDDISVVGFDDLPEARWTTPALTTIRQPLSEMAATALRLLVRMMEGDRPESTRTELSTRLVERASTAPPRG; encoded by the coding sequence ATGGTCCGCACGGGGAGTGCGAGCGTGGCGGCCGGTCCCACGCTGGCGGTGGTGGCCCGGGAGGCGGGCGTGTCGGTGCCGACCGCCTCCAAGGTGGTCAACGGCCGTGAGGACGTGGCCCCCGAGACCCGCCGCCGGGTCACCGAGGCGCTGGACCGGCTGGGCTATGTCCGCAGACCGAGGTTCGACGCGGCGAAGGCGTCGGGGCTGGTCGACCTGGTGGTGCACTCCCTGGAGACCTCGTGGTCGGGCGCGGTGCTGCACGGGGTGGAGGCGGCCGCCCACGACGCGGGTCTGGAGGTGGTGGTCTCGGCCGGGCTGACCCGGAACCGGGCGGGGCGCCCGGACCGCGGCTGGATGGACAAGCTCACCGCGCGCGGCTCCTCCGGGGTGCTGTTCAACCTGGCCGAGCTGACGCCCTCGCAGTACGGCTGGCTGGACCAGCACCGCATCCCGTACGTCCTGATCGACCCGGTGCTCGAGCCGCCGCCGGGCGTGGTCTCGGTGGGCGCGGCGAACTGGCAGGGCGGGGTGACGGCGACCGAGCATCTGCTGGCGCTGGGCCACGAGCGCATCGCGGTCGTCGCCGGGCACCAGCGCAGGATGTGCAGCGGCGCGCGCGTGGCGGGCTACCGTTCCGCGCTCGCGGCGGCGGGGATACGGCAGCGTCCCGAGTACGTCCGCCACGCCGGTTTCGACGAGAGCGCGGCCCACCGCCGCACGCTGGAACTCCTCGATCTGCCCGAACCACCCACCGCGGTCTTCGTCTGCTCCGACCGCATGGCCCTCGGCGTGTACGAGGCCCTGGCCGAGCGGGGCCTGCGCGTCCCCGACGACATCAGCGTGGTCGGTTTCGACGACCTCCCCGAGGCCCGCTGGACGACCCCGGCCCTCACCACGATCCGTCAGCCGCTGTCGGAGATGGCGGCGACGGCCCTGCGTCTGCTGGTCCGCATGATGGAGGGCGACCGGCCGGAGAGCACCCGGACCGAGCTGTCGACGCGGCTGGTGGAGCGGGCGAGCACGGCCCCGCCGCGCGGCTGA
- a CDS encoding carboxylesterase family protein: protein MTAFQADPVVSTPYGSVRGRYEHGVAVFRGIPYAAPPFGPHRFRPPVPPEPWDGVRDTVDFGPTAPKPPYSEAFAQYLSDPVVPGDDCLNLNVWTPEPGPGARLPVLVWLHGGALTRGSSAVPVYDGHAFARDGVVFVSVNYRLGVEGYGLFPDAPANPGLRDQLAALRWVHEAITAFGGDPGRITLAGQSAGAISIGALLAAPQAQGLFRRAVLQSGPPEASDRDKVRRMVRRMATRLKIPATAAAFAEVDRELLLRTQAEVGRLSSPVLGGPAFGIVVDGDLVPRDPLEALVEGSAAPGVDLMLGWTSDEYRLWLVPGGLLERVDRLGPVALAGAMARCHCGSEVVRGYRALHPGAGTADIVGQMVTDHLLRIPLHRLAEARPGSSYVYEFAWPSNRPDLGACHALELGFVFDTGAAPESAKLAGEGAPTELADAMHGSWVRFAADGDPGWPSWDATHPVQIFGKGDPYVESGPRDHDFAVWTADPTTAETAPVSEPVEGWPGRTGELRSAVRRLRRTGLARRH, encoded by the coding sequence ATGACAGCATTCCAGGCAGACCCCGTGGTGAGCACGCCGTACGGGAGCGTACGCGGCCGGTACGAACACGGCGTGGCGGTGTTCCGGGGCATCCCCTATGCGGCCCCGCCCTTCGGCCCCCACCGTTTCAGGCCACCGGTGCCGCCCGAGCCCTGGGACGGCGTGCGCGACACGGTCGACTTCGGACCGACCGCGCCGAAACCGCCGTACTCCGAGGCCTTCGCCCAGTACCTGTCCGACCCCGTCGTCCCCGGCGACGACTGCCTCAACCTCAACGTGTGGACGCCCGAGCCCGGCCCCGGTGCCCGGCTCCCGGTCCTGGTGTGGCTCCACGGCGGCGCCCTGACCAGGGGATCCTCCGCGGTGCCCGTGTACGACGGGCACGCCTTCGCCCGGGACGGCGTCGTGTTCGTCTCGGTCAACTACCGCCTCGGCGTCGAGGGCTACGGCCTCTTCCCGGACGCCCCCGCCAACCCCGGCCTGCGCGACCAGCTCGCCGCCCTGCGCTGGGTGCACGAGGCGATCACGGCCTTCGGCGGCGACCCCGGCCGGATCACCCTGGCCGGACAGTCGGCCGGCGCGATCAGCATCGGCGCCCTGCTGGCCGCCCCGCAGGCCCAGGGCCTGTTCCGGCGCGCGGTGCTGCAGAGCGGGCCGCCCGAGGCGAGCGACCGCGACAAGGTGCGGCGGATGGTGCGCCGCATGGCGACCCGGCTGAAGATCCCCGCCACCGCCGCGGCCTTCGCCGAGGTCGACCGCGAACTGCTGCTGCGCACCCAGGCCGAGGTGGGCCGCCTGAGCAGCCCGGTCCTCGGCGGCCCGGCCTTCGGGATCGTCGTCGACGGCGACCTCGTGCCGCGCGATCCCCTGGAGGCGCTGGTCGAGGGCTCGGCGGCCCCGGGGGTCGACCTCATGCTGGGCTGGACCAGCGACGAGTACCGCCTCTGGCTCGTCCCCGGCGGCCTCCTTGAGCGCGTCGACCGGCTCGGTCCTGTCGCCCTCGCCGGCGCCATGGCCCGCTGCCACTGCGGCTCCGAGGTGGTCCGCGGCTACCGCGCCCTGCACCCCGGCGCGGGCACCGCCGACATCGTCGGCCAGATGGTCACCGACCACCTGCTGCGCATCCCCCTGCACCGGCTCGCCGAGGCCCGCCCGGGCTCGTCGTACGTCTACGAGTTCGCCTGGCCCTCCAACCGTCCGGACCTCGGCGCCTGCCACGCCCTCGAACTGGGCTTCGTCTTCGACACCGGCGCCGCCCCCGAATCGGCCAAGCTCGCGGGCGAGGGCGCCCCGACCGAGCTCGCCGACGCCATGCACGGGTCGTGGGTGCGCTTCGCCGCCGACGGGGATCCCGGTTGGCCGTCCTGGGACGCCACCCATCCCGTCCAGATCTTCGGCAAGGGCGACCCCTACGTCGAGTCCGGCCCTCGGGACCACGATTTCGCGGTGTGGACGGCTGACCCGACCACGGCGGAGACGGCCCCCGTGTCGGAACCCGTGGAGGGCTGGCCCGGGCGGACCGGGGAGCTCCGGTCGGCCGTACGGCGGCTGCGGCGCACCGGGCTGGCCCGGCGGCACTGA
- a CDS encoding LacI family DNA-binding transcriptional regulator produces MTRKSEDASRSTIRDVATRAGVSASTVSRVLGGVYPVSAATRTRVMRAVREMDYVADARAKAIAGVGTPTLAFVLEDITGPSFALMAHGVEREATRLGHLCLVCSTEGDVAHELEFVEMMRAQRAAAVILVGGGADTAEYRERTRRMADSLASAGSRLVLCGRPPLGPGAPVTVIEYDNEGGAYALVAHVLAQGHRRVLFLGGRADHTTAQGRERGYLAAHRARGLDPDPALVLNGDFTRGSGHRLMRRALKDGLDFTAVVAATDMVAAGALTALHESGLDVPGDVSLAGYDDIPFARDLHPALTTVHVPYEELGRLAVRTALGRTAEDPAEHLLLGTHVVVRDSVAATGT; encoded by the coding sequence ATGACCAGGAAGAGCGAGGACGCTAGCCGGAGCACGATCCGGGACGTGGCGACGCGGGCCGGGGTGTCGGCGTCGACGGTCTCTCGGGTGCTCGGCGGGGTGTATCCGGTGAGCGCGGCGACACGCACGCGCGTGATGCGGGCCGTGCGCGAGATGGACTATGTCGCCGACGCGCGCGCGAAGGCGATCGCGGGGGTCGGCACCCCCACGCTGGCGTTCGTCCTGGAGGACATCACCGGCCCGTCGTTCGCCCTGATGGCGCACGGCGTGGAGCGCGAGGCGACCCGGCTCGGCCATCTGTGCCTGGTGTGCAGCACGGAGGGGGACGTCGCGCACGAACTGGAGTTCGTGGAGATGATGCGGGCCCAGCGGGCCGCCGCCGTGATCCTGGTGGGCGGCGGCGCGGACACCGCCGAGTACCGCGAGCGGACCCGCCGGATGGCCGACTCACTGGCGTCGGCGGGGTCCCGGCTGGTGCTGTGCGGCAGACCGCCGCTCGGCCCCGGGGCACCCGTCACGGTCATCGAGTACGACAACGAGGGCGGCGCCTACGCGCTCGTGGCCCATGTCCTGGCCCAGGGCCACCGACGCGTCCTGTTCCTCGGCGGCAGGGCGGACCACACCACCGCCCAAGGCCGTGAGCGCGGCTATCTCGCGGCGCACCGGGCCCGGGGGCTGGATCCCGACCCCGCGCTGGTCCTCAACGGCGACTTCACCCGTGGCTCCGGTCACCGCCTGATGCGCCGGGCCCTCAAGGACGGCCTGGACTTCACCGCCGTGGTCGCGGCCACGGACATGGTCGCGGCGGGCGCCCTGACCGCCCTCCACGAGTCCGGCCTCGACGTCCCCGGCGACGTCTCCCTGGCCGGCTACGACGACATCCCCTTCGCCCGCGACCTCCACCCGGCGCTCACCACGGTCCACGTGCCCTACGAGGAACTGGGCCGCCTCGCCGTACGCACCGCGCTCGGCCGTACGGCGGAGGACCCGGCCGAGCATCTGCTGCTCGGCACCCATGTGGTGGTCCGGGACTCGGTCGCGGCGACCGGTACCTGA
- a CDS encoding alpha-amylase family protein, translated as MRLTRTSDLWWKNAVVYCLDVETYQDGNGDGIGDFAGLTQRIDHLVRLGVTCVWLMPFYPTRERDDGYDITDFYGVDPRLGTLGDFAEFVRTARDRGIRVIADLVVNHTSEDHPWFQDARSARDSAHRDWYVWKDEPPEDGPQGVVFPDAEDSLWEYDEGSGQYYLHRFYKQQPDLNVAHPGVRDEIARIMGFWTQLGLSGFRVDAVPFLLETDGQSDAGELPDPHEYLADLRAFLGRRNGESVLLGEVNLPYDGTTRFFGDPSSDRGDELTMCFDFVAMQQMYLSMARHDARPLAAALRDRPEAPRDAQWAMFVRNHDELTLDKLGDDERAEVFASFGPEKDMQLYDRGLRRRLPPMVDGDRRRVELAYSLLFTLPGTPVLFYGEELGMGENLAAEGRQAVRTPMQWTPEKGAGFSTAEPDAFPNPLVEGAFGPQHINVYEQSRDPASLLSRMRLFVERYREAPELAWGDHRLLNTGEDAVLAHVCRAGDGTVLAVHNFADRPHTVRLELAEAGPGGRLTDLLDEGHTGLKSDEDGMFHVDLPPYGYRWLRVGTPADDPDSITSG; from the coding sequence ATGCGTCTGACCCGCACGTCCGACCTGTGGTGGAAGAACGCGGTGGTGTACTGCCTGGACGTCGAGACGTACCAGGACGGCAACGGCGACGGCATCGGGGACTTCGCGGGGCTCACCCAGCGCATCGACCACCTGGTGCGCCTCGGCGTGACCTGCGTGTGGCTGATGCCCTTCTATCCCACGCGGGAGCGCGACGACGGCTACGACATCACGGACTTCTACGGCGTGGACCCGCGCCTGGGCACCCTCGGCGACTTCGCCGAGTTCGTCCGCACCGCGCGCGACCGCGGCATCCGTGTGATCGCCGATCTCGTCGTCAACCACACCTCCGAGGACCATCCCTGGTTCCAGGACGCCCGCTCCGCCCGGGACTCCGCCCACCGCGACTGGTACGTCTGGAAGGACGAGCCCCCCGAGGACGGCCCCCAGGGCGTGGTCTTCCCCGACGCGGAGGACAGCCTGTGGGAGTACGACGAGGGCAGCGGCCAGTACTACCTGCACCGCTTCTACAAGCAACAGCCCGACCTCAACGTCGCCCACCCCGGGGTCCGTGACGAGATAGCCCGCATCATGGGCTTCTGGACCCAGCTCGGCCTGTCCGGCTTCAGGGTCGACGCCGTGCCCTTCCTGCTGGAGACCGACGGTCAGAGCGACGCGGGGGAACTTCCCGATCCGCACGAGTACCTCGCCGACCTGCGTGCCTTCCTCGGCCGCCGCAACGGCGAGTCGGTCCTGCTCGGCGAGGTCAACCTGCCCTACGACGGCACCACCCGCTTCTTCGGCGACCCCTCCTCGGACCGCGGCGACGAACTCACCATGTGCTTCGACTTCGTCGCGATGCAGCAGATGTACCTGTCGATGGCACGCCACGACGCCAGGCCGCTGGCCGCCGCACTGCGCGACCGCCCCGAGGCGCCGCGCGACGCCCAGTGGGCGATGTTCGTGCGCAACCACGACGAACTCACCCTCGACAAACTCGGCGACGACGAACGGGCCGAGGTGTTCGCGTCCTTCGGCCCGGAGAAGGACATGCAGCTGTACGACCGAGGGCTGCGCCGCAGGCTCCCGCCCATGGTCGACGGCGACCGACGCCGCGTCGAACTGGCCTACAGCCTGCTGTTCACCCTGCCGGGCACCCCCGTGCTCTTCTACGGCGAGGAACTCGGCATGGGCGAGAACCTCGCCGCGGAGGGACGCCAGGCCGTACGCACCCCGATGCAGTGGACCCCGGAGAAGGGCGCCGGTTTCTCCACCGCCGAGCCGGACGCCTTCCCCAACCCGCTGGTGGAGGGCGCGTTCGGTCCCCAGCACATCAACGTGTACGAGCAGAGCCGCGACCCTGCTTCCCTGCTGAGCCGCATGCGTCTGTTCGTCGAACGCTACCGGGAGGCCCCCGAACTGGCCTGGGGCGACCACCGCTTGCTGAACACGGGAGAGGACGCGGTCCTGGCGCACGTCTGCCGCGCCGGCGACGGCACCGTACTGGCCGTGCACAACTTCGCGGACCGGCCTCACACCGTACGGCTGGAACTTGCCGAGGCCGGACCCGGCGGACGGCTGACGGACCTGCTCGACGAGGGCCACACCGGCCTCAAGTCGGACGAGGACGGCATGTTCCACGTCGACCTGCCCCCGTACGGCTACCGCTGGCTCCGCGTCGGCACCCCGGCGGACGACCCCGACAGCATCACGTCCGGCTGA